The proteins below are encoded in one region of Bremerella sp. P1:
- a CDS encoding segregation and condensation protein A — protein MNFRVEIPIYRGPLDLLLYLVRKHELDIVDIPIAQVTQQYLAYLEILKAMDVNSVADFLEMASTLIEIKSKLVLPQVEDADEDAIDDPREQLVERLLEYKRFKDAASLLEDQGRNWQRRFTRIADDLPPRKVDVADQPINEVELWDLVSALNRLLKDSKAQQPTNIVYDDTPIRVHMKAVHERIVHEGKVRFHTLFPPDAAKSRIIGIFLALLELIRHYNTLAHQDEGESEIWLTAGEGFSAEVHFEDVDEYEPGKAAAE, from the coding sequence ATGAACTTTCGAGTTGAAATCCCCATCTACCGTGGGCCGCTCGATCTTTTGCTGTACCTGGTGCGTAAGCACGAACTCGATATCGTCGATATTCCCATTGCTCAGGTAACCCAGCAGTACCTGGCCTATCTGGAAATCCTCAAGGCGATGGACGTCAACAGTGTGGCCGACTTCCTGGAGATGGCCAGCACGTTGATCGAGATCAAATCGAAATTGGTCCTGCCGCAAGTCGAGGACGCCGACGAAGATGCCATCGACGATCCGCGCGAGCAGCTCGTTGAACGCCTGTTGGAATATAAGCGATTCAAAGACGCCGCCAGCTTGTTAGAAGATCAAGGTCGCAACTGGCAGCGACGATTCACGCGCATCGCCGATGACCTGCCTCCGCGGAAGGTCGATGTGGCCGATCAGCCGATCAACGAAGTCGAGCTGTGGGACCTGGTCAGCGCGCTCAATCGTCTCCTGAAAGACAGTAAGGCTCAACAGCCAACCAATATCGTTTATGACGACACCCCGATCCGCGTGCACATGAAAGCAGTGCACGAGCGGATTGTTCACGAAGGAAAGGTCCGCTTTCACACCCTTTTTCCACCAGATGCCGCCAAGAGCCGCATCATTGGTATCTTCCTCGCCCTGCTGGAATTGATCCGCCACTATAATACGCTGGCACATCAGGACGAGGGAGAAAGCGAAATCTGGCTTACCGCCGGCGAAGGATTCTCGGCCGAAGTTCATTTTGAAGATGTCGATGAATACGAACCAGGAAAAGCAGCTGCCGAGTGA
- a CDS encoding MBL fold metallo-hydrolase, with amino-acid sequence MLDNAPLRKLEFNGLTIEGYSRAAVQTYWRIPEMKLGFDLGLQPWDFMGTATWFVSHAHLDHIAALPVYVSRRRLMKMPPPVIYMPEVAVGPALQVLKAFSRLDRGKMPCTINPVLPGAEIELSRELIVNAYETKHTVPSVGYVVSQRRRKLKPEYQNLPGDQIRDLRLGGTEVTEEHRHPLLAYLGDSRAEAMDNNPQFYEADILIMEMTFVSPEHRKEKIHKMGHIHLDDVVARQDRFQNKKIIASHFSTRYNNRQIQEHVKAKLPEMLDGRLHLWL; translated from the coding sequence ATGCTCGACAACGCACCGCTGCGAAAACTTGAATTCAACGGACTGACCATCGAGGGCTATTCCCGCGCGGCTGTTCAAACCTACTGGCGCATTCCGGAAATGAAGCTCGGCTTCGACCTGGGACTGCAGCCGTGGGACTTTATGGGCACGGCAACCTGGTTTGTTTCTCATGCCCACCTCGACCATATTGCCGCGCTGCCGGTATATGTTTCCCGCCGCCGGCTGATGAAAATGCCCCCGCCGGTAATCTACATGCCCGAAGTCGCGGTCGGCCCTGCCCTGCAGGTCCTCAAGGCGTTTAGCCGATTGGATCGCGGGAAGATGCCATGCACGATTAATCCGGTTCTGCCGGGCGCGGAAATCGAACTCTCCCGCGAACTGATCGTCAACGCCTACGAAACCAAGCACACCGTTCCGTCGGTTGGCTATGTTGTTTCGCAGCGACGCCGGAAACTGAAACCGGAGTACCAAAACCTTCCGGGGGATCAAATCCGTGACCTGCGACTTGGTGGTACCGAGGTCACCGAAGAGCATCGTCATCCGCTGCTGGCCTATCTAGGCGACAGCCGTGCCGAAGCGATGGACAACAATCCGCAGTTTTACGAAGCCGATATCTTGATCATGGAGATGACGTTCGTCTCGCCGGAGCATCGCAAGGAAAAGATCCACAAGATGGGTCACATTCACTTGGATGACGTGGTGGCGCGGCAAGATCGTTTTCAGAACAAGAAGATCATCGCCTCACATTTCAGTACGCGATACAACAATCGTCAGATCCAAGAGCACGTCAAAGCCAAGCTGCCGGAAATGCTCGACGGTCGGCTGCACTTGTGGTTATGA
- the hemW gene encoding radical SAM family heme chaperone HemW has translation MSDSHGTTDSPRSAYIHVPFCTHRCGYCNFTVIAGRDDLTGAYLEAIEKELAQLGQPQEVDTLFLGGGTPTHLSPPELEQLLSLATTWFPLAPGAELSVEANPIDITPEKAEVLESAGVNRVSLGVQSFRSDKLKLLERDHDRAQVEAAAELLLPRIPNLSFDLIFAAPGETLAQWEDDLQSAIELGPTHISTYGLTFEKGTTFWNRLHHDQLHEVDEELQREMYLAGIACLTEAGFQHYEVSNFSLPNYESRHNMQYWLGKRYFAAGPGASRHVGMIRETNHRSTTAYIRRMQQGSSPVAEHEKLTLQMKAREQLVFGLRMLGGIHIPTFQKDTGMTPWELCGTEIDQFLQLELLNYSYERLRLTREGLLLADTICVELL, from the coding sequence ATGAGCGACTCTCACGGTACGACCGATTCTCCCCGCAGTGCGTACATTCATGTTCCTTTCTGTACGCATCGCTGCGGATACTGCAATTTTACGGTCATCGCCGGTCGCGACGACCTGACCGGTGCCTACCTGGAAGCGATCGAGAAGGAACTGGCGCAGCTTGGCCAGCCGCAGGAAGTCGACACGCTATTTCTCGGCGGCGGCACGCCAACGCATCTTTCGCCCCCAGAGCTTGAGCAACTTCTTTCGCTGGCAACCACTTGGTTCCCCCTGGCCCCAGGTGCCGAGCTAAGCGTGGAAGCCAACCCCATCGACATCACGCCTGAGAAAGCCGAAGTGCTTGAGTCCGCTGGGGTCAATCGCGTTAGCCTGGGCGTGCAGTCGTTTCGTAGTGACAAACTGAAATTGCTTGAACGTGACCACGACCGAGCCCAGGTAGAAGCCGCTGCCGAGCTGCTATTACCTCGTATTCCCAACCTAAGCTTCGACCTCATCTTTGCCGCCCCAGGAGAAACACTTGCCCAATGGGAAGACGATCTTCAGTCGGCCATTGAGCTGGGCCCGACTCATATTTCCACCTATGGCCTGACCTTTGAAAAGGGAACGACCTTCTGGAATCGACTGCATCACGACCAGCTCCATGAAGTCGACGAGGAGTTGCAGCGCGAGATGTACCTGGCTGGCATAGCCTGTCTTACCGAGGCAGGCTTTCAACACTACGAGGTCTCGAACTTTTCTCTCCCGAATTACGAAAGCCGCCACAACATGCAGTACTGGCTGGGCAAGCGTTACTTCGCCGCCGGCCCTGGGGCTTCACGTCACGTGGGAATGATTCGTGAAACCAATCACCGGAGCACGACCGCTTACATCCGCAGGATGCAACAAGGCAGCTCTCCAGTGGCAGAACACGAAAAGCTCACATTGCAAATGAAAGCCAGGGAACAACTCGTATTTGGACTGCGGATGCTTGGCGGCATCCATATTCCCACCTTTCAGAAGGATACGGGCATGACTCCATGGGAGTTGTGTGGGACAGAAATTGACCAGTTCCTGCAATTAGAACTACTAAACTATAGTTATGAGCGCTTACGATTAACGCGTGAAGGGCTACTACTTGCTGATACCATTTGCGTCGAATTGCTTTGA
- a CDS encoding pentapeptide repeat-containing protein: protein MIQIKHRITGEVLYEIDADALAGAKLVGKNLAGADLSSLVLRNCVFDSDNLDEVSFENSDLEGASFMGASVKHACFDGANMAGVTMTDAILNESSLKEVNLTKANMRYAKLHNCNLSGARLVEADISMCDLRCDMPGANLTRADLRGANLTGADLTGAKVDEADFTDATMTEAHLDGCYVERAINACAKHKPFKPKPQAVKRPWWMVWAT from the coding sequence ATGATTCAGATTAAGCATCGCATTACAGGCGAAGTCCTGTACGAGATCGACGCAGACGCGTTGGCAGGCGCCAAGCTCGTCGGCAAGAATCTCGCAGGGGCAGACCTGTCCTCACTGGTGCTGCGCAATTGCGTTTTTGATAGCGACAACCTGGACGAAGTTTCTTTCGAGAATTCAGATCTCGAAGGAGCTAGTTTCATGGGTGCCAGTGTAAAGCATGCTTGCTTCGACGGTGCCAACATGGCAGGTGTAACCATGACCGACGCGATACTCAATGAGTCGTCGCTCAAAGAGGTCAATCTCACCAAAGCCAATATGCGATATGCCAAGCTTCACAACTGTAATCTTTCGGGAGCACGATTGGTCGAAGCCGATATCAGTATGTGTGACCTCCGCTGCGATATGCCTGGTGCGAACCTAACTCGTGCGGACCTACGCGGGGCGAACCTCACCGGTGCTGACCTGACCGGAGCGAAAGTCGACGAGGCAGACTTTACCGATGCCACGATGACAGAGGCCCACCTCGACGGTTGCTATGTCGAACGAGCCATCAACGCATGTGCCAAGCACAAGCCATTCAAACCCAAGCCACAAGCAGTCAAACGACCTTGGTGGATGGTGTGGGCGACCTAG
- a CDS encoding DUF1501 domain-containing protein: MRDDFRQLADRQTRRSFLGSTGVSLGALAMHALTSQEVHGAEPSLPHFPPKVKRVIYLCQSGAPSQHDLFDYKPELERFAGQQLPESVRMGQRLTTMTSEQDSLPLTPSKFAFSQHGESRMWFSDLVSHQAKIADRMCRIRSMHTDAINHDPGMTLLVSGHTLPGRPSMGSWLSYGLGSENEELPAFVVLVSQGSATLNNQPIFDRLWSSGFLPSRYQGVRFRSSGDPVLYLNNPAGISMADRRRVLKTIAALNQRQAAEVGDPEIESRVAQYEMAYRMQMSIPTLTDFSDEPESVFAAYGEDARKPGTYAANCLLARRMAERGVRFIQLFHRGWDQHRSINAELPRQCRDTDQASAALVNDLARLGLLEDTLVVWGGEFGRTAYAQGSIEANDYGRDHHSRCFTMWLAGAGVKPGFELGATDEIGYNITEDPVHVHDLNATLLHLLGIDHKKFTYRFQSRDYRLTDVHGSVVKKILV, from the coding sequence ATGCGTGACGATTTTCGACAACTCGCAGACCGTCAAACACGGCGATCGTTCCTGGGATCGACTGGCGTATCGCTAGGCGCGCTGGCCATGCATGCGCTGACATCCCAGGAGGTTCACGGAGCCGAACCTTCACTGCCGCACTTTCCGCCCAAGGTGAAGCGAGTTATTTATCTATGCCAATCGGGAGCCCCATCTCAGCACGATTTGTTTGACTACAAGCCAGAACTCGAGCGATTCGCCGGCCAACAGTTGCCAGAGTCGGTCCGCATGGGACAACGGCTCACGACGATGACTTCCGAGCAAGACTCGTTGCCGCTGACCCCCAGCAAGTTCGCGTTCTCTCAGCATGGTGAAAGCCGGATGTGGTTTAGCGATCTTGTTTCACACCAAGCCAAGATCGCCGACCGCATGTGTCGCATCCGCTCGATGCATACCGATGCGATCAATCATGATCCCGGTATGACATTATTGGTCAGCGGGCATACGCTGCCAGGCAGGCCGAGCATGGGAAGTTGGCTCAGCTATGGACTGGGAAGCGAGAACGAAGAACTGCCGGCCTTCGTGGTGCTTGTTTCCCAGGGGAGTGCTACTCTCAACAACCAGCCGATCTTCGATCGTTTGTGGTCGAGTGGTTTTCTGCCGTCGCGTTACCAAGGCGTTCGCTTTCGCAGCAGCGGCGATCCGGTTCTGTATTTGAATAATCCGGCTGGCATCTCAATGGCTGACCGGCGTCGCGTTCTGAAAACGATTGCCGCATTGAACCAGCGTCAGGCCGCCGAGGTAGGCGATCCGGAAATCGAGAGTCGCGTCGCTCAATACGAAATGGCCTACCGGATGCAGATGTCGATACCGACCCTGACCGATTTTTCGGATGAGCCAGAATCGGTGTTTGCCGCCTACGGTGAGGACGCCAGGAAGCCAGGGACGTATGCTGCCAATTGCCTATTGGCACGACGCATGGCTGAGCGGGGCGTTCGCTTCATTCAACTGTTTCATCGCGGCTGGGATCAGCATCGCAGCATCAATGCCGAGCTTCCGCGGCAATGTCGTGATACCGATCAGGCTTCTGCCGCGCTGGTCAACGACCTGGCGCGGCTCGGTTTGTTGGAAGACACGCTCGTCGTTTGGGGAGGTGAATTTGGTCGAACCGCCTATGCCCAAGGATCGATCGAGGCCAACGACTACGGTCGCGATCATCACAGTCGATGCTTTACGATGTGGCTGGCCGGAGCAGGGGTGAAGCCCGGTTTCGAATTGGGAGCGACCGACGAGATCGGTTACAACATTACCGAGGATCCCGTACATGTGCACGACTTGAATGCAACGCTTCTGCATCTACTGGGTATCGACCACAAGAAATTCACGTACCGCTTTCAGAGCCGCGATTACCGACTGACCGATGTGCATGGCAGCGTGGTCAAGAAGATTCTCGTCTGA